In Deinococcus arcticus, a genomic segment contains:
- a CDS encoding DUF945 family protein: MMKKRALTIAALSAALLLGGATVAVVAAQQTQKDVQAQLGRTQKALTESGLARMVSEPYQGTAFGGTQVTTITLMPETADPMVIKLNSRVYNGPFPQGKRFGAATVITDVQFEPGVQAQLDRAFGGQKISLRTDIQFGGHSVTTFNVPAGTITAEGTTTRWQAASGTVRATEREVFSAGQWPGLVIEDQDMRMTLGSASWQMNASQQPDTLGDGKGQFTLASLEAGAPGGQVLKLDRLTVTSTTRSQGPLMSSAVGYGAERLEVAGKTLDKLQLNMTLNNLDRKAMEQLSALTRTRKTPDDAAVNTLITALLKAGPTLVLDRLSVGQGKDEVKFNGQVGFKGAATTDWAAVLDSPELLMGLLDVRLHGEGEAQALNTLAATLAPDPSMAQGLIQAGEENGLLVRRGSRLVTDLNMDQAGLKVNGQPLQ, translated from the coding sequence ATGATGAAGAAACGCGCACTGACCATCGCCGCCCTGAGCGCGGCCCTGCTGCTGGGCGGCGCCACGGTGGCCGTCGTGGCGGCCCAGCAGACCCAGAAGGACGTGCAGGCCCAACTGGGCCGCACCCAGAAAGCCCTTACTGAAAGCGGCCTGGCGCGCATGGTCAGTGAGCCCTACCAGGGCACGGCCTTTGGCGGCACCCAGGTCACGACCATTACCCTGATGCCTGAAACCGCCGATCCTATGGTGATCAAGCTGAACAGCCGCGTGTACAACGGTCCGTTCCCGCAGGGCAAACGCTTTGGGGCCGCCACCGTGATCACCGACGTGCAGTTCGAGCCGGGGGTGCAGGCCCAGCTGGACCGGGCGTTTGGCGGCCAGAAAATCTCGCTGCGCACCGACATTCAGTTTGGCGGCCACAGCGTGACGACGTTCAACGTGCCGGCCGGCACCATCACGGCCGAGGGAACCACCACGCGCTGGCAGGCGGCCAGCGGCACGGTGCGTGCCACCGAACGCGAGGTGTTCTCGGCCGGGCAGTGGCCAGGGCTGGTGATTGAAGACCAGGATATGCGGATGACCCTGGGTTCTGCCAGCTGGCAGATGAATGCCAGTCAGCAGCCAGACACGCTGGGCGACGGCAAGGGGCAGTTCACCCTGGCCAGCCTGGAGGCCGGCGCCCCGGGCGGGCAGGTCCTGAAACTCGACCGCCTGACCGTGACCTCCACGACCCGCAGCCAGGGCCCGCTGATGAGTTCGGCGGTGGGCTACGGCGCCGAGCGCCTGGAAGTGGCCGGCAAGACGCTGGACAAGCTGCAGCTGAACATGACCCTGAACAACCTGGACCGCAAGGCCATGGAGCAGCTGAGCGCCCTGACCCGAACCAGGAAGACGCCAGATGACGCGGCGGTCAATACCCTGATCACCGCGCTGCTGAAGGCCGGGCCCACCCTGGTGCTGGACCGTCTGTCGGTGGGACAGGGTAAGGACGAGGTGAAATTCAACGGGCAGGTGGGGTTCAAGGGTGCAGCCACCACCGACTGGGCGGCCGTGCTGGACAGTCCCGAACTGCTGATGGGCCTGCTGGATGTGCGCCTGCACGGCGAGGGCGAGGCGCAGGCTCTGAACACCCTGGCGGCCACCCTGGCGCCCGATCCCAGCATGGCCCAGGGGCTTATACAGGCCGGCGAGGAGAACGGCCTGCTGGTGCGCCGGGGCTCTCGTCTGGTCACCGACCTGAACATGGATCAGGCGGGCCTGAAGGTGAACGGTCAGCCGCTGCAGTAA